From Streptomyces cyaneogriseus subsp. noncyanogenus, the proteins below share one genomic window:
- a CDS encoding RiPP maturation radical SAM C-methyltransferase, translating into MLRIALVNMPFADWNRPSFALGQLSTLVNREFDGRARARVCYLNQDMAEYFGTRLYESLSVSHNHVDTGIGDWLFRHLAFPDAPDTATEYFQRYYRGARWEDFRDQILRARDGLRAFCEELIGRYRLDEADIVGFSSMFAQHVPSMALARMIKERSPRTLVVLGGANCEAPMGAVVAEHVPAVDFVFSGPALNTFGQFVQCVLDGEPARADTIPGIISSRNCRDPRFRKAIGAERDIDDYFLPDYTGFFDALDSHPELRRTGTSEPMLFFETSRGCWWGQRSHCTFCGLNGESMAFRAMAPELAVRQFEWLFDFAPAYTSLFCTDNVMPRNYPREVFPRLSPPPGTSIFYEVKLPLSRQDLRAMADAGVSVVQPGIEALASSTLKLISKGTTAFQNLQFLKNCEEFGIKPEWNLLIGFPGEDPAVYRKYAEELGDLVHLVPPHGVYMVRFDRFSPYFKRSGDYGLDLAPVDYYALTYPFDAAALADLAYFFADRNLAPYMLHAVEWHDRLSRLVAQWRAAWYDEPGAPRRELRLVTNEDGTTAVRDSRSGTPRVHPVDAATARLLRRLASPARSEQLARDWPYGPDDLRRRLDHLTERRLLFAENGRVMSLVLTGADGEPDEPPHEEPTAAGARRPLPLLTETPR; encoded by the coding sequence TTGCTGCGTATCGCGCTGGTCAACATGCCTTTTGCCGACTGGAACCGTCCATCATTCGCCTTGGGGCAATTGTCGACTCTGGTGAACCGAGAGTTCGACGGCCGGGCGCGAGCGCGCGTGTGCTATCTCAACCAGGACATGGCCGAATACTTCGGAACACGTCTCTACGAATCCCTGTCGGTGAGTCACAACCACGTCGACACGGGAATCGGGGACTGGCTCTTTCGGCACCTCGCCTTTCCGGACGCGCCCGACACCGCCACGGAATACTTCCAGCGATACTACCGGGGCGCCCGCTGGGAGGACTTCCGCGACCAGATCCTGCGGGCCCGCGACGGGCTGCGCGCCTTCTGCGAGGAGCTGATCGGCCGCTACCGGCTCGACGAGGCCGACATCGTGGGCTTCAGCTCCATGTTCGCCCAGCATGTGCCGAGCATGGCCCTGGCCCGGATGATCAAGGAGCGCAGCCCGCGGACCCTCGTCGTGCTCGGCGGCGCCAACTGCGAGGCGCCGATGGGCGCGGTGGTGGCCGAGCACGTCCCGGCGGTCGACTTCGTCTTCTCCGGGCCCGCGCTGAACACGTTCGGGCAATTCGTCCAGTGCGTCCTGGACGGTGAACCCGCACGCGCCGACACCATTCCCGGAATCATCTCCAGCCGGAACTGCCGAGATCCCCGCTTCCGTAAGGCCATCGGCGCGGAACGGGACATCGACGACTACTTCCTGCCCGATTACACGGGTTTCTTCGACGCCCTGGACAGCCATCCGGAACTGCGCCGCACCGGCACCAGCGAGCCCATGCTGTTCTTCGAGACATCCCGCGGCTGCTGGTGGGGCCAGCGTTCCCACTGCACCTTCTGCGGGCTGAACGGAGAAAGCATGGCTTTCCGCGCCATGGCTCCCGAGCTGGCCGTCCGGCAGTTCGAGTGGTTATTTGATTTCGCGCCCGCGTACACATCGCTGTTCTGCACCGACAACGTGATGCCGCGCAATTACCCGCGCGAGGTCTTCCCACGGCTCAGCCCGCCGCCCGGCACGTCCATCTTCTACGAGGTCAAGCTGCCCCTGAGCCGCCAGGACCTGCGGGCCATGGCGGACGCCGGCGTGAGCGTCGTCCAGCCCGGCATCGAGGCGCTGGCTTCCTCCACGCTCAAGCTCATAAGCAAGGGCACCACCGCCTTCCAGAACCTCCAGTTCCTCAAGAACTGCGAGGAGTTCGGCATCAAGCCCGAGTGGAACCTGCTGATCGGCTTCCCCGGCGAGGACCCGGCCGTCTACCGCAAGTACGCCGAGGAACTGGGCGACCTCGTCCACCTCGTACCGCCGCACGGCGTCTACATGGTCCGCTTCGACCGCTTCAGCCCCTACTTCAAGCGCAGCGGCGACTACGGCCTCGACCTCGCGCCGGTCGACTACTACGCGCTCACCTATCCCTTCGACGCCGCCGCGCTGGCCGACCTCGCCTACTTCTTCGCCGACCGGAACCTCGCCCCGTACATGCTGCACGCGGTCGAGTGGCACGACCGGCTGAGCCGGCTGGTCGCCCAGTGGCGCGCCGCCTGGTACGACGAGCCCGGAGCGCCCCGCCGCGAACTGCGCCTGGTCACGAACGAGGACGGCACGACCGCCGTCCGCGACTCCCGCTCCGGCACCCCGCGGGTGCATCCGGTCGACGCCGCCACCGCCCGGCTGCTGCGCCGCCTGGCGTCCCCGGCCAGATCCGAGCAGCTCGCCCGGGACTGGCCGTACGGCCCGGACGACCTGCGGCGGCGCCTGGACCACCTCACCGAGCGGCGGCTGCTGTTCGCGGAGAACGGCCGCGTGATGAGCCTGGTGCTCACCGGCGCGGACGGCGAGCCGGACGAACCGCCCCACGAGGAGCCCACCGCGGCCGGCGCCCGGCGCCCGCTGCCGCTGCTGACGGAGACCCCGCGATGA
- a CDS encoding GAF domain-containing protein, which produces MTPDVTKAARMVAEAAADVPVEEIPRRVCAAVCEGLGMDGATLSLLTDTPSRQLLAASNDAALLLEEIQFTVVEGPCIAAAHRGEPVAVDDLRAGVSSWPLFGASMREKLPQVESVYALPVFFGDYVLGSVDLLALRTHALDEEELEQASLVADAVAVALLSTRDMILTGARAPAWEPEEVVRAHWFDTARAVGAVAATRGLTPENALALMRAEAFRTGGTLADITREILRQPPGAR; this is translated from the coding sequence ATGACGCCCGATGTGACGAAGGCGGCGCGGATGGTCGCGGAGGCCGCGGCCGACGTGCCCGTCGAAGAGATCCCCCGGCGGGTGTGCGCGGCGGTGTGCGAGGGGCTCGGGATGGACGGAGCCACCCTGTCGCTGCTCACGGACACTCCCTCCCGCCAACTGCTCGCCGCCTCGAACGACGCCGCGCTGTTGCTGGAGGAGATCCAGTTTACGGTGGTGGAGGGACCCTGCATCGCCGCCGCCCACCGGGGCGAGCCCGTGGCGGTGGACGACCTGCGCGCCGGGGTGTCGTCCTGGCCCCTGTTCGGGGCGAGCATGCGGGAGAAACTGCCCCAGGTCGAATCGGTCTACGCGCTGCCCGTCTTCTTCGGCGACTACGTCCTCGGCTCCGTCGACCTGCTTGCCCTGCGCACGCACGCCCTCGACGAGGAGGAGCTGGAACAGGCGTCCCTCGTCGCCGACGCGGTGGCGGTTGCCCTGCTGTCCACCCGCGACATGATCCTCACCGGTGCCCGGGCCCCGGCCTGGGAGCCGGAGGAGGTGGTCCGCGCCCACTGGTTCGACACCGCCCGTGCCGTCGGCGCCGTGGCGGCGACCCGGGGGCTGACCCCCGAGAACGCGCTCGCCCTGATGCGCGCCGAAGCCTTCCGCACCGGCGGAACACTGGCCGACATCACCCGGGAGATCCTGCGGCAACCGCCCGGCGCGCGGTGA
- a CDS encoding MbtH family NRPS accessory protein has translation MTPKPGDDDRPYEAVVGHEEQYSLRPPDRDTPAGRSEAGGTGPRSDCPAHTEEMRTDTRPLSPRHRLQAGGQPAPAAPDTGGTG, from the coding sequence ATGACGCCGAAGCCCGGCGATGACGACCGGCCGTACGAGGCCGTGGTCGGCCACGAGGAGCAGTACTCCCTCCGGCCCCCCGACCGGGACACCCCGGCCGGCAGGTCGGAGGCGGGCGGCACCGGCCCCAGAAGCGACTGCCCCGCCCACACCGAGGAGATGCGGACCGACACGCGCCCGCTGAGTCCGCGCCACCGCCTCCAGGCGGGCGGGCAGCCCGCACCGGCCGCACCGGACACCGGCGGCACGGGCTGA
- a CDS encoding acetoacetate decarboxylase family protein: MTYPPEPWYLEGRLYLSVWLTPRRAAADALPPGVRPVTLAGRALVGTAWAVYEGDGVLRYREVLRAVLARRRCRPLATITGIWVDSEESRAGGRALWGVPKEPAVFTVTGRDRFSARARAAHGQECAARFRALTRISLPLPVAFRVAQIRAGRLHITPVRGRGRVRPARASWDLGALGQGGGPRRPRPLLSLLYEDARMLFGDAPRPPGPGSRARRDG; the protein is encoded by the coding sequence ATGACCTATCCCCCGGAGCCGTGGTACCTCGAGGGCCGGCTGTACCTGTCCGTATGGCTGACGCCCCGGCGTGCCGCCGCCGACGCGCTGCCGCCGGGAGTCCGGCCGGTCACCCTGGCGGGCCGGGCCCTGGTGGGCACCGCCTGGGCCGTGTACGAGGGGGACGGCGTCCTGCGCTACCGGGAGGTGCTGCGGGCGGTCCTCGCGCGGCGGCGCTGCCGTCCGCTGGCCACGATCACCGGCATCTGGGTGGACAGCGAGGAATCGCGAGCCGGGGGCCGCGCGCTGTGGGGCGTTCCGAAGGAGCCCGCCGTCTTCACGGTCACCGGCCGGGACAGGTTCTCGGCACGGGCACGGGCCGCGCACGGGCAGGAGTGCGCGGCGCGGTTCCGTGCCCTCACGCGCATCTCCCTGCCGCTGCCCGTGGCGTTCCGCGTGGCGCAGATCCGGGCGGGCCGGCTCCACATCACCCCGGTCAGGGGCCGGGGCCGGGTCCGCCCGGCTCGCGCCTCCTGGGATCTCGGGGCGCTCGGCCAGGGCGGCGGACCACGGCGGCCCCGCCCGCTGCTGAGCCTGCTCTACGAGGACGCCCGCATGCTGTTCGGCGACGCCCCGCGCCCGCCGGGGCCCGGGAGCCGCGCCCGCCGCGACGGGTGA
- a CDS encoding TauD/TfdA family dioxygenase produces the protein MTAGTPLLPLLVESGGGPAADHLSADREPLRTALRERGALLLRGFDVQGPDGFAAIVRALSGEPLPYTERSSPRSVIKGNVYTSTDYPPGEEIFLHNENAYQASWPLTLFFHCVRPPLTGGATPLADTRRVLAAIDEEVRREFARRRWMVVRNYGDLVGLPWQEAFGTTDRAEVERYCRDRGIEARWLPGGGLRTRAVRDAVHRHPVTGEPVWFNHATVFHVSTLPESARRGLLEMLGEENLPSQTYYGDGGAIADDVLDHLRACYRAASTRFDYRADDVLVIDNMLVSHGREPFTGPRRIAVAMAEPYPAHR, from the coding sequence ATGACCGCCGGGACCCCGCTGCTCCCGCTCCTCGTCGAGTCCGGCGGCGGCCCCGCCGCCGATCACCTCAGCGCCGACCGGGAGCCACTGCGCACGGCGCTGCGCGAACGCGGCGCGCTGCTGCTGCGCGGCTTCGACGTCCAGGGCCCCGACGGCTTCGCCGCCATCGTCCGCGCCCTGTCCGGCGAACCGCTGCCGTACACCGAGCGCTCCTCACCGCGCTCCGTGATCAAGGGGAACGTCTACACCTCGACGGACTACCCGCCGGGCGAGGAGATCTTCCTCCACAACGAGAACGCGTACCAGGCGAGCTGGCCGCTCACCCTGTTCTTCCACTGCGTCCGGCCGCCGCTGACCGGGGGAGCCACCCCGCTGGCCGACACCCGCCGGGTCCTCGCCGCCATCGACGAGGAGGTGCGGCGGGAGTTCGCGCGGCGCCGCTGGATGGTGGTCCGCAACTACGGCGACCTGGTCGGCCTGCCCTGGCAGGAAGCCTTCGGCACCACCGACCGCGCCGAGGTCGAACGGTACTGCCGCGACCGGGGCATCGAAGCGCGCTGGCTGCCCGGCGGAGGGCTGCGCACCCGGGCGGTGCGCGACGCCGTGCACCGGCACCCGGTGACGGGCGAGCCGGTGTGGTTCAACCACGCCACCGTCTTCCACGTCAGCACCCTGCCGGAGAGCGCCCGGCGGGGACTGCTGGAGATGCTGGGCGAGGAGAACCTGCCCAGCCAGACCTACTACGGCGACGGGGGCGCCATTGCGGACGACGTCCTGGACCATCTCCGGGCGTGCTACCGAGCCGCCTCGACCCGCTTCGACTACCGTGCGGACGACGTCCTGGTGATCGACAACATGCTGGTCTCCCACGGCCGCGAGCCGTTCACCGGACCCCGCCGGATAGCCGTCGCCATGGCGGAGCCGTACCCCGCACACCGATGA
- a CDS encoding MFS transporter yields the protein MPARSLWSNRDFSVFWAVQALSEVGNAFSLVAVPLLVLHTTGSAAQMGLLTAVAGAAALLTGLVGGAWADRYDRRRLLMLCDAARLVLYGAIPLCWALNPQIWLLYVVMGLASVFEMLFKITYVTAVPNLVDKDQIVAANGRLEATNAIAYIAGPALAGVVSGFLGPTAAVAINAGSFGISLIGLALIRLRPAERPPGDDPHGAATRAHDLRSGFRAGAAFLWRTPVLRALTVLLTVTTFLSLGMTDVFIYHLRHGLGQDERTVGYVLALAGVGTCVAAAATAGLRRSWGFGRCWIGSMTLCAVATLALGTFGQVPVAAVTIFLYSFGMALAGVCSMSLRQEVTPDHLLGRVTSAFWTIHSSLAPLGAALLTALAGRLGTRGPLTGVAVVFLAVAAAAAFTPIRQRHPERTAVPPAHPPRTEPAPPREERDGDDAEARR from the coding sequence ATGCCCGCGCGTTCGCTCTGGTCCAACCGGGACTTCTCCGTCTTCTGGGCGGTACAGGCGCTGTCCGAGGTCGGCAACGCCTTCTCGCTGGTGGCCGTACCGCTGCTGGTGCTGCACACCACCGGCTCGGCGGCCCAGATGGGGCTGCTCACCGCCGTTGCCGGCGCCGCCGCGCTGCTCACCGGACTGGTGGGCGGCGCCTGGGCCGACCGCTACGACCGGCGGCGCCTGCTGATGCTGTGCGACGCCGCCCGCCTGGTGCTCTACGGGGCGATCCCGCTCTGCTGGGCGCTGAACCCGCAGATCTGGCTGCTGTACGTGGTGATGGGCCTGGCCTCGGTCTTCGAGATGCTGTTCAAGATCACGTACGTCACCGCCGTGCCCAACCTCGTCGACAAGGACCAGATCGTCGCGGCCAACGGCCGTCTGGAGGCGACCAACGCGATCGCCTACATCGCCGGACCCGCCCTGGCCGGCGTGGTGTCCGGCTTCCTCGGGCCCACGGCCGCGGTGGCGATCAACGCGGGCAGCTTCGGCATCTCCCTGATCGGCCTGGCCCTCATCAGGCTCAGGCCCGCCGAGCGGCCCCCGGGCGACGATCCGCACGGCGCCGCCACCCGCGCACACGACCTGCGTTCCGGTTTCCGCGCCGGCGCCGCCTTCCTGTGGCGTACGCCGGTGCTGCGGGCGCTGACCGTCCTGCTGACGGTCACCACCTTCCTCAGCCTGGGCATGACCGACGTGTTCATCTATCACCTGCGGCACGGCCTGGGGCAGGACGAGCGCACCGTCGGCTACGTCCTCGCCCTGGCCGGCGTGGGCACCTGCGTGGCCGCCGCCGCCACCGCAGGGCTCCGCCGCTCCTGGGGCTTCGGCCGCTGCTGGATCGGGTCCATGACCCTGTGCGCGGTGGCGACGCTGGCCCTCGGCACCTTCGGGCAGGTGCCGGTGGCAGCCGTGACGATCTTCCTGTACTCCTTCGGCATGGCGCTGGCGGGCGTCTGCTCGATGTCCCTGCGCCAGGAGGTCACCCCGGATCACCTGCTCGGGCGCGTCACCTCCGCGTTCTGGACGATCCACAGCAGCCTGGCGCCCCTGGGCGCGGCCCTGCTGACCGCCCTGGCCGGCCGGCTGGGCACGCGCGGCCCCCTGACCGGCGTGGCCGTCGTCTTCCTGGCCGTGGCCGCCGCGGCCGCCTTCACCCCCATCCGGCAGCGCCACCCCGAGCGCACCGCCGTACCGCCCGCGCATCCGCCCCGGACCGAGCCGGCACCACCGAGAGAGGAGAGAGACGGGGATGACGCCGAAGCCCGGCGATGA
- a CDS encoding non-ribosomal peptide synthetase — MHDDLETPPAAPPGDVRQPLSPGQERLWYLEQISAGDPAHHLSRATLVEGPLDAERLASALRSCAVRHDLLRSTFDAGVDGPRRTVHPGPGLPLHRVDLGPGPVPETVLRRTLAEESARPFALDTRPALRAVLVAAGRDRHILLLTAHRIIADHASLALLEGELAHHYARPGTTPARPPSAYADRAAQEREDRDGCGDRDDQVSFWQRRLRGLEPLDLPAGLPRPRTPSHRGTGRRLRVEAPHARCLRRLAHEEGVDAETVPAAAFAVLLARWSGRLDVVFGAPVDHRPRPSARAAFGPYEDLLVLRTDLTGRPALREAVRRVARTLDEARRHADLPFARLVTLAGQEPDPGRHPLCQAVFRTTGPPRTGFTAAGCATSAYDLDDDTAPYDLLCTVTEDGGEDGGLGVELRFPSDLWLPHSADRVASALGTLLAALAETPDRGIGDIPLLPPEDRALLDAWNATERPLPRPATVDGLFRARAARDPHAVALTEGGGSWTYDALARRAARIARALTGAGVTPDSPVALHMTRSADLVASMLGVLLAGGAHLVLDPGHPVERLRAQAEDAHVSAVLARGEPPAWTHGLGVPVLRLADAESGADQTPGTAPPARSHPDSLACVVHTSGSTGRPKPLGIPHRAVVRLITATDYVTIGPGDVLLHLGDPAFDITAFEVWGALCNGARVAVLPGDEPLGPDEVLAALRDLRPTIVALTGTLFNRVADADPRAFGGLRHLFVVGEVMDPRRTRAVLRGGAPPARLHNGYGPSENATFSTTHLVDRLPDGAAAVPIGRAVTNTTLHVLDRELRPVPLGVTGELYVGGLGVARGYLHRPGPTAERFLPDPFTSRPGTLMYRTGDLVRWLPDGVLDFLGRADEQVKIRGYRIEPAEIEAALLDRGDVRECAVRAVDVAGDRRLAAYVVPAPGHTPTPAELLGGLRDRLPPPMVPGHVVLLDALPTTPSGKTDIRALPGITGDDAGPPGADTAAPRTATERALWDIWADTLKVRAFGVHDSFFLVGGHSLLASVVRTAVRERLGVALPLRTLFDRPTIAGLAAEVERAGGEAVAARTAAGRTGAQDRLDGLVAELERLAETRRAEEGAGGAA; from the coding sequence GTGCACGACGACCTGGAAACACCACCGGCGGCACCGCCGGGGGACGTCCGGCAGCCCCTCTCCCCGGGCCAGGAACGACTGTGGTACCTGGAACAGATCTCCGCCGGCGACCCCGCCCACCACCTGTCCCGCGCCACCCTCGTCGAAGGCCCCCTGGACGCCGAACGCCTGGCATCCGCCCTGCGGAGCTGCGCCGTGCGCCACGACCTCCTCCGCAGCACCTTCGACGCCGGGGTGGACGGCCCGCGGCGCACCGTCCACCCCGGCCCCGGACTGCCGCTGCACCGGGTGGACCTGGGCCCCGGCCCCGTGCCGGAGACGGTGCTGCGCCGCACCCTCGCCGAGGAGAGCGCCCGCCCCTTCGCCCTGGACACCCGGCCCGCGCTGCGCGCCGTCCTGGTGGCCGCCGGGCGGGACCGGCACATCCTGCTGCTCACCGCCCACCGGATCATCGCCGACCACGCCTCGCTCGCCCTGCTGGAGGGCGAACTCGCCCACCACTACGCGCGGCCGGGCACGACACCGGCGCGGCCCCCGTCCGCGTACGCCGACCGGGCGGCCCAGGAGCGGGAGGACCGCGACGGTTGCGGCGACCGTGACGATCAGGTGTCCTTCTGGCAGCGGCGGCTGCGCGGCCTCGAACCGCTCGACCTGCCGGCCGGCCTGCCCCGGCCGAGGACCCCGTCCCACCGGGGGACCGGACGCCGGCTGCGCGTCGAGGCCCCGCACGCCCGGTGCCTGCGGCGGCTGGCCCACGAGGAGGGCGTCGACGCGGAGACCGTGCCGGCCGCCGCCTTCGCCGTCCTGCTCGCGCGCTGGAGCGGCCGCCTGGACGTGGTGTTCGGCGCTCCCGTCGACCACCGCCCGCGTCCGAGCGCGCGGGCCGCCTTCGGCCCGTACGAGGACCTGCTGGTGCTGCGGACCGATCTGACCGGCCGCCCCGCCCTCCGGGAGGCGGTGCGCCGCGTCGCACGGACGCTCGACGAGGCGCGGCGGCACGCGGACCTCCCCTTCGCACGGCTCGTCACCCTGGCCGGACAGGAGCCCGACCCCGGCCGCCACCCCCTGTGCCAGGCCGTCTTCCGCACCACCGGGCCGCCGCGGACCGGCTTCACCGCCGCGGGGTGCGCCACCTCCGCGTACGACCTCGACGACGACACCGCACCGTACGACCTGCTGTGCACGGTCACCGAGGACGGCGGAGAGGACGGCGGCCTCGGCGTGGAGCTGCGCTTCCCGTCCGACCTCTGGCTGCCGCACTCGGCCGACCGCGTGGCGTCGGCCCTCGGCACGCTGCTCGCCGCCCTCGCCGAGACCCCCGACCGCGGGATCGGCGACATCCCCCTGCTGCCACCCGAGGACCGGGCCCTGCTCGACGCCTGGAACGCCACCGAGCGGCCCCTGCCCCGGCCCGCCACCGTCGACGGACTCTTCCGCGCCCGCGCGGCCCGGGACCCGCACGCCGTCGCCCTCACGGAGGGCGGCGGGAGCTGGACCTACGACGCGCTCGCCCGCCGGGCCGCGCGCATCGCCCGGGCGCTGACCGGGGCGGGCGTCACCCCGGACAGCCCCGTCGCGCTGCACATGACGCGCTCCGCCGACCTCGTCGCGAGCATGCTCGGGGTCCTCCTGGCGGGCGGCGCCCACCTCGTCCTCGACCCCGGCCACCCCGTCGAACGGCTGCGGGCCCAGGCCGAGGACGCCCATGTCTCGGCCGTGCTCGCACGCGGCGAACCGCCCGCCTGGACACACGGCCTGGGCGTGCCCGTACTGCGGCTCGCCGACGCCGAAAGCGGCGCGGACCAGACCCCCGGCACCGCGCCCCCGGCGCGCAGCCACCCCGACAGCCTCGCCTGCGTCGTCCACACCTCCGGCTCGACCGGCCGCCCCAAGCCCCTCGGCATACCCCACCGCGCCGTCGTACGGCTGATCACCGCGACCGACTACGTGACCATCGGTCCCGGCGACGTCCTGCTGCACCTGGGCGACCCCGCCTTCGACATCACCGCCTTCGAGGTGTGGGGCGCGCTGTGCAACGGCGCCCGGGTCGCCGTACTGCCCGGCGACGAACCGCTCGGACCCGACGAGGTGCTGGCCGCCCTGCGCGATCTGCGGCCCACCATCGTCGCGCTGACCGGCACCCTCTTCAACCGCGTCGCCGACGCCGACCCGCGCGCCTTCGGCGGGCTGCGCCACCTGTTCGTCGTCGGAGAGGTGATGGACCCCCGCCGCACCCGCGCGGTGCTGCGCGGCGGCGCACCGCCCGCCCGCCTCCACAACGGCTACGGCCCCAGCGAGAACGCCACCTTCTCCACCACCCACCTCGTCGACCGGCTGCCCGACGGCGCGGCAGCCGTGCCCATCGGCCGCGCCGTCACCAACACCACGCTGCACGTGCTCGACCGGGAACTGCGGCCCGTGCCGCTCGGGGTGACCGGCGAGCTGTACGTCGGCGGACTCGGGGTCGCCCGCGGCTATCTGCACCGGCCCGGCCCGACCGCCGAGCGCTTCCTGCCCGACCCGTTCACCTCCCGGCCCGGGACGCTGATGTACCGCACCGGCGACCTCGTGCGATGGCTGCCCGACGGGGTGCTGGACTTCCTCGGCCGGGCCGATGAGCAGGTGAAGATCCGCGGCTACCGGATCGAACCGGCGGAGATCGAGGCGGCCCTGCTGGACCGCGGCGACGTGCGCGAATGCGCGGTCCGGGCGGTCGACGTCGCCGGAGACCGGCGGCTGGCCGCCTACGTCGTCCCCGCACCCGGCCACACCCCAACCCCGGCCGAACTGCTGGGCGGGCTGCGGGACCGGCTGCCGCCCCCCATGGTGCCCGGCCACGTCGTCCTGCTCGACGCGCTGCCCACGACACCCAGCGGGAAGACCGACATCCGGGCGCTGCCCGGCATCACCGGCGACGACGCCGGTCCGCCCGGCGCGGACACCGCGGCGCCCAGGACCGCGACGGAACGCGCCCTGTGGGACATCTGGGCCGACACCCTGAAGGTGCGGGCCTTCGGCGTCCACGACAGTTTCTTCCTGGTCGGCGGCCACTCGCTGCTCGCCTCGGTGGTGCGCACCGCGGTCCGCGAACGGCTCGGCGTCGCCCTGCCGCTGCGGACCCTGTTCGACCGGCCCACCATCGCCGGGCTCGCCGCCGAGGTCGAACGCGCCGGCGGCGAGGCCGTGGCCGCGCGGACCGCGGCCGGCCGGACCGGCGCACAGGATCGACTCGACGGCCTGGTGGCCGAACTGGAGCGGCTCGCCGAGACCCGGCGCGCCGAGGAAGGAGCGGGGGGAGCCGCATGA